GATGATGTGTCAAGGAAACAAATTCCTACCCGACAACGAAAAATGCATATCCACTCATGTGATAAGTATGCATCTTAGTGTCATTGTTCTGTAGGATGACTTCCATAAATCCCCTATAAGTCCCATTAATAACAGATGTTTCCATTTTAGGTGGCCCTGTAAGTGGTTTATTGGGAAAATCAAGCTTATATACTCCTTTAATCTTATACTGGTCAGCAAGCCGGATTGGTGTAGCAGGATTGACAAAGGATATCCCACTGAGTGTCGCTCGTCTTTTCCCATCAATAGTCTCTGGTGGTTTGTTTCTCAAGACGTAAACTTCAGTCACATTAATCGAACCATATCTAAACGATCCCTGTGGGTTCGGGCGAGCACCACTGGCAGATACATTCCATCTGCATTATTTAAGCAGAGAAACTAAGACTGTGCAACcgactaaagtgtaaatataatttgtttataacAAGGCATGCATTACAAGCAAAATGTTTGAAGTGTGAAAAATGTGCTCATGCACTCAAACCACAATGAGAATGAACCTGATAGATCTAGCTTGGTTCATTGAAAAGGTTTTGTCGAAATCATCCTGCGGTGGATCAGGGAGGGGACCGGATGCCTTTCCTTTCGAATTAGAATAACGCAAAATGGCAACACCGGTAACTCGTTTCCACTGTGATTCATTCACAAACCTGGCACTTGCTACAATGTAGTAATCGCTACTTGCATTCTGATCCGTGGTTAGCAGAAACGAATAAGACTGCCCTACATGTATGTCTAAGCTAGTGTAGTTCTGCTGCACCGTATATGATCCCTCACTCTCCGCAAGAAGTAAATTATGGCTCTGAATCCTGAAATTCAAGGAGGTCGATATTCCCACGTTGTGAACTCGAAGGCGATAAGTTTTCCCTGACCAACATAATAATGTAATGTTATAGTAATAACGAATTCCAGTGAGTTATTATATGTATGAATGCCACTAACTAACCATCCAATACTCCAACGTATAAAATTTGAGGGTCAACAAATCTTGATACTCAGGTACAAGTATTATGACTGAAGTATAAATAACCTAACACTCCGCAATTAAAGTTCattaatatctaaaatacaaCTCCAGTAGGATAAATAGATGCAAATTACTCCTAAATTCCATTTCCTGGaattaattccatttttttggTCACTAAGTTCTAATTACACAAGCAACCGGAATAACACAATAGAAATGAGTATCAGTTAAGCAAATCATCATAAGTCATAACTAAACAATGCATTGCAAGAAATAACCACCTGGATGGACGTTAATCGTTTCATACTCGATACCATCAGGTACAAGAGTATCATTATATCGGTAAGGACCTTTGCCATTAATAAGAACTCCATCTGGCATCCCTAGACCTTTTCCGGCATCAAGTGCCTTTCTCAAAGCCTGCAATCCAAAGGTATCCCCTCATCAGACACATTATAATCCTACacccaaaaatccaacctcAAAGCcaaatacacacatatatatatatatatccagtAACTTCACTAACCGTGTGATTTCGCGTGTACCAATCACCAATCAAAATGACAATGTCCCCATCAGGAGTGTCAAAAGGAATAGGAATTATAGGTCTATTGTTGATAATAAAGCTACCAAAACCACCAGCTGCCCTCTGAAAATGCAGTGAtgggaaataaaagaaactcCCAACTTGGTCCTTAACTTGGAACTGGTAAGTCCAATTCCACTTAGGAGGAATTGGACAATTAGTGCCAAGAACTCCATCTTGCCATGAACTACGCCTCTGTTGAATCCCAGACCTAAAAATAACACCCAAAGATTCAGCTAAATCATCTatctttgtattttgatttttttgagtGCAAATTAAGTAAGATCTTACCAATGCATAAGTAAACTTTCGTCCAATTTGTTTCGAACATTGATGACGACATTGTTGTTAGTAGTTGAATTGATAGTAGGGCCAGGGAACTtgttatttatagcaataacCTACAAAGTAAATGCAGATAAAGAAACCATTAATAGTAGATCCACAACATTAGTCTAAAAAAGCTTACTTAAAATCTCAGAAGCTATGCAAAGTTCAAGTAAAAAAGGagctactttttttttttccttttgtagaTCTGAAGCTAAAAGTTGAAACTTTTAAAGCTGTTTAAAAGCAACCCATTTTCTCAGTTATGAAAACTAAGGAAAATTAGCTAAAGAAAAGAGCATACCTGTTGGGGAACACCCAAAGGAGAAGCAGTGATGTAAGTGACCTCAAAATCATAGAAAACAAATGGATCCTCAGCGTAACACAAGCTTAAAAACAGAGCAATGTGGATAAGAAACCAACCCCAGAACCTACTCAAAGCCATTCTTTTTCAaggacaagaaaaaaaaaaactcctttTGGGTTTATAAATGGGAAAAGCTTTGTTATATTCTTTTACATTATCTGGTAAGCAAAAAGAAGGAGAAGAGGAAACCAGAGGCTCTAGAGATGAAACtttaagagagagagagaaaacaacaaaagaaacgGCTATATGATTTTGCTTGATGGTTTGGGGTATTTTTTGGGGTTCTTTTTTAgtgaaaaaaaaggaagcaCTTTGGTTAcgattgaaataatagaaaaagcaTTAGATTTGTCGGACGCTAGccatcattcaattcattagtggaagagagagagagagagagagagaggtaGGGTGACAACCTGTATCCAGTTCAGAGCTTAACATTGAAGTGGAAAAATGTggtctttcttttattattataacattaaaCCATGTCTAATTACTAACTCTTAAGAACACTTATTATAATAACACTTAAGAGGAGTTTTAAAGAACACAGGGTTTAACAGCTTACGCGTTGTTAGCCATATGATGGGGTTGAAACATGATTGCAAAGTGCATCATGGCATGTGGAGTGGACCCTCTTCAGTGAAATCAATAGGTTTGAAATGGCTGCTAGTTTCTTCCCTAATAAACGCCTCGATTGACGGTTGCTTAAAAAACTACTGCAATCATAAAATATTGTGAATGGTGCAAATGGGAGGGTTAACAGTTAAATTAAATCGAGAAGCAGAAAATCAagctaaatctatgattttcggATGGTTTTTAGTCTGTAAGGTTACTTGAATCCAGGAGCAAAGGTAAATAGAGGGTAAAGCATTTAtaccatttaattattttacaaatttgggACATCAATAGAGCTATTTTACCAAATCAATGGGGCCAACacctaaattgaattaaattttatttttatttaatttattaacataaaataatgtctaaaaaccataaaaaaaccattttgttaatataaaattcaaaaatcaaaattagattaaatgGTAGGGCTTTTTAATTTGATGCGAGGGTTATTTAGGATTTGAATTTTGCTGATACATAGTATTAACGGAGGTCAAGTTGGAGAGGAAAATGGTGTCCTGGTTCAGAAAATATAGTCGAAACCCCTTAAATGGAGTGTCTGAGATTACCTAAATCATGAGTATTTCGGGTTAGATAATAGGATCGGATATCGAATTgggttattatatattttattagcatcatataacaaattttaacttctaagttagttaaaatattttacagatgcTAGATAAAGTACTAATGACATCAGTAAATCtgtaaatgaaaaatgaataaatagagGATAATAGAACTGCAGTAATCAGAGTTGTAATAAACGAAATGGGCTGATCTTCCACTTTTGAGGTAGCCCAAATACTTTGATCGTTTGGGCTTGAATTGCTTAATCTCTTTTAAATCCACTCATGCAAGGCTTTGGTCTCATAACGTCCGTGCGCTTAAATCTTCCTAGTTTTAgtatttgctttaaaattaagtaaaatatagaTTGTCTAGACTTGTTCATGGTCCAGGTCGGatcctaacaaaattttagatataattaatgGGCTCAACCCAGGTTCAACTTGAAAATGGACTTAAACTTTTGTTCAAGCCTAActcaaataagaaaaattaaattttttgccTAATTTAGCCCAatcgtatttttttaatttttaatttttatataaaaaattttaaaaatataatacaccaaatatactaaaaatattaaaataaataattttaataaattgaaaataaatttaaaaagtatttgtacttaaatacattaaaataagtgcaacttaacatcaaatacttataaaatagtagcaaaattaacaatgaaACAGGTGTTAAAAGGTagcaaaataataacaacataatagtgaaatggtggCAAAACAGTGATAAAATGTGAGAAAACATGTGCAAAACATGACAAAACAACAGGATATTTTTTATTGCAAATTCGAGCCTCGAGACCAAAAAATCTTACCTGAGACCTAACTCATTTTCTAAACGAACTTTATTTTTTGctcaaacttatatttttaggcAGGTATTCTGGCTGGACCGGGTTACCCGTTCCACGGAGAACTCTACGATCCACTATGCTCCAATTTGTTGTGCTTTAATTATGTTGTTAGCATATCAAGAAGATGATTGAAGAACATGAAAAGCAACTAACGGAATCtattataagaataaaaatattttacaggcGGGAAAGAAAGGTTAAGCTAGGCTAAGGGTGCTAAAATGGCAACCAAACATGGCTGCTGATTAAGCTTTGAGACAGTGGCCGAGGATGTTTGCATAAATTGgcttttctctctctctctctctctcttggGAGTATTGGAAATGTTCATAAATTTGGATATGGCTGAATAAATGCAGAGTTCATCTGCCATATCTTAAGTGAAGCAGTTACATTGAGTTCCGTTGCATTGTTGAATAAAAACACTTTAGCTGCTCCATATATCACTTTTGTCGGATAAACCCTTGATGTAATCACTGTTCTTCCTCCTTGTCCAAAGCTTTCGATTATCGAATGATCCACCTGCACCCACAACATTACATTACATTCCATTTTCATCTTCATTCACTCTTCGGTCGGTTCGGTTTAAAAAACATCCGCCTGCATCGATGATGGAGGGAAGTTAAAAACTCACCAATATTCTGATGGATAAATTTTCGCCTCTCAGAACAGGAACCAAGCTCCCATATATGTGTTTATCAACATCGGATGCTTTAGATGATCTGCAACAAGACATCATCGTTAAGTTCTTGGCTCCTACATTTATAAAAAACCGACTCAAACACCAAACATACCGAGATTGATCGTTGCAAAAGAATGTCTTCAGATTGCCATCGGATCCTTTTGTCATGTAGAAATACACAGGAGTCTGCTCCCTCAGCCTCTCGTCTGCAAGCACCAACAGACCAAATGGTCCCAATGCACCACGCTCGGCAGCTCCACCGCTGGTCGCGCAGTCAAACGATGCATCGGACGACCCGGTTGCTTTCTCCAAAGCATCGCTATCGATCTTGAACTCAGCTATGATATCCAACTGTGTTGCTGAATCAATATCTAGAGGAACGACAGATCCTGCCTGGATTCTCACTTGGTTAAATTCTTTGCCTTTCAACCTTAAACTATCTATTTCTTCCACTGGCCATTGAAGCAGATGAGTTCCGGTCTTCTTATCGAACAAAATCGTCCTCGGAATGCTCTGTTTAAGTTAAAATAGTTACATTATAAACATGTTCTGTAAATGAAGAAATCTGGGTTTTAATTGACGTTTAATTACCTGAACAGATGCCCATCCTTTTTTCACATCTGCTGCCTCACTATCGGATTCGCCAATCCAACCCCACAACACTCTTCTCTTCTTGTTTTGATCATAGAAAGTCTTGGCAGCATAGTATATCCCATAATCGTACCTTAATCCGATACCGACATCGATGTTGGGACGGTCTGGAATCCATGTACCATTGCGATCATTGTAAGTCCCAATGGCATAGTAATCATGTCTGTCATCATCCAGACTTGCTTTCACCACATGCTTAACTCCAGGTCCATTAATGGACGTCTCCAAGCCATTGTTTTCGGTTTCCGAAACAGGGAAGAAATCCACACATTCCCACATGCCAGTGCCAGGCACAGCATGAAGTAACCCATCTAACATCTCGTAGTTTATGAAGTCCTTAGTATCATACACCAAAGCTATGCCAGTTTTATTGATCTTGGACCCTATGGTAATCCTCCATTTGCCTTCGGAGGTTAACCAGGCGGTGGTCGGATCGCGGAAATCATTGGGACCGATGCCCGGTGGTGGGACCAGAACCGGGTTCCGAGGGTACTTGACCCAATGGACGAGGAGCGGATCGTATTGGTCGGCTGGATAAGCTAGGTTTTGAACTTGAACACCCTCGGTGGTGGACCCTGTATAAAGCATAACAATTTTACCATCATGAAGGATGGTTGCAGAACCTGTCCAGACACCATTTTTGTCGTACCACTGATCGGCAGCCATTGCTAATGGGAGGTGAAGCCAATGGATCAAATCTTTGGATACAGCATGGCCCCAAACTATGTGGCCCCAAACGGCAGCGTTTGGGTTGTACTGATAGAACAAATGATACCACCCCTTGTAGAATAATGGACCTGTTTTGTTTACCAATCATatgttaaaaaatcataaattaatccattcttttatcacttttctgttatttttttaatggaacATACCATTTGTATGAAATTACATCAAATTGTATGTACACAGATTATAAATATGTTGCAATATAGGTAGAGGAGATCATTTataaattga
The window above is part of the Gossypium raimondii isolate GPD5lz chromosome 9, ASM2569854v1, whole genome shotgun sequence genome. Proteins encoded here:
- the LOC105800264 gene encoding monocopper oxidase-like protein SKU5, translated to MALSRFWGWFLIHIALFLSLCYAEDPFVFYDFEVTYITASPLGVPQQVIAINNKFPGPTINSTTNNNVVINVRNKLDESLLMHWSGIQQRRSSWQDGVLGTNCPIPPKWNWTYQFQVKDQVGSFFYFPSLHFQRAAGGFGSFIINNRPIIPIPFDTPDGDIVILIGDWYTRNHTALRKALDAGKGLGMPDGVLINGKGPYRYNDTLVPDGIEYETINVHPGKTYRLRVHNVGISTSLNFRIQSHNLLLAESEGSYTVQQNYTSLDIHVGQSYSFLLTTDQNASSDYYIVASARFVNESQWKRVTGVAILRYSNSKGKASGPLPDPPQDDFDKTFSMNQARSIRWNVSASGARPNPQGSFRYGSINVTEVYVLRNKPPETIDGKRRATLSGISFVNPATPIRLADQYKIKGVYKLDFPNKPLTGPPKMETSVINGTYRGFMEVILQNNDTKMHTYHMSGYAFFVVGMDYGEWSENSRGTYNKWDGIARSTTQVYPGAWTAILISLDNVGVWNLRTENLDSWYLGQETYVRVVNPEATNKTELPMPDNALFCGALSKLQKPQDVSSSLATSIIEGRSKLFFTVLMIASTLFLVSR
- the LOC105800263 gene encoding acid beta-fructofuranosidase isoform X1, which codes for MADISPLLPVSSSDGSSDLTGQATCRRPIKVVVSIFFGLLTVGLFAALLIRNNGSVDYVDVHENERGSLASMAFEKAENLKPVSRGLAAGVSEKSNWVFGGDLPDYPWNNSMLSWQRTAFHFQPEKNWMNDPNGPLFYKGWYHLFYQYNPNAAVWGHIVWGHAVSKDLIHWLHLPLAMAADQWYDKNGVWTGSATILHDGKIVMLYTGSTTEGVQVQNLAYPADQYDPLLVHWVKYPRNPVLVPPPGIGPNDFRDPTTAWLTSEGKWRITIGSKINKTGIALVYDTKDFINYEMLDGLLHAVPGTGMWECVDFFPVSETENNGLETSINGPGVKHVVKASLDDDRHDYYAIGTYNDRNGTWIPDRPNIDVGIGLRYDYGIYYAAKTFYDQNKKRRVLWGWIGESDSEAADVKKGWASVQSIPRTILFDKKTGTHLLQWPVEEIDSLRLKGKEFNQVRIQAGSVVPLDIDSATQLDIIAEFKIDSDALEKATGSSDASFDCATSGGAAERGALGPFGLLVLADERLREQTPVYFYMTKGSDGNLKTFFCNDQSRSSKASDVDKHIYGSLVPVLRGENLSIRILVDHSIIESFGQGGRTVITSRVYPTKVIYGAAKVFLFNNATELNVTASLKIWQMNSAFIQPYPNL
- the LOC105800263 gene encoding acid beta-fructofuranosidase isoform X2, whose translation is MADISPLLPVSSSDGSSDLTGQATCRRPIKVVVSIFFGLLTVGLFAALLIRNNGSVDYVDVHENERGSLASMAFEKAENLKPVSRGLAAGVSEKSNWVFGGDLPDYPWNNSMLSWQRTAFHFQPEKNWMNGPLFYKGWYHLFYQYNPNAAVWGHIVWGHAVSKDLIHWLHLPLAMAADQWYDKNGVWTGSATILHDGKIVMLYTGSTTEGVQVQNLAYPADQYDPLLVHWVKYPRNPVLVPPPGIGPNDFRDPTTAWLTSEGKWRITIGSKINKTGIALVYDTKDFINYEMLDGLLHAVPGTGMWECVDFFPVSETENNGLETSINGPGVKHVVKASLDDDRHDYYAIGTYNDRNGTWIPDRPNIDVGIGLRYDYGIYYAAKTFYDQNKKRRVLWGWIGESDSEAADVKKGWASVQSIPRTILFDKKTGTHLLQWPVEEIDSLRLKGKEFNQVRIQAGSVVPLDIDSATQLDIIAEFKIDSDALEKATGSSDASFDCATSGGAAERGALGPFGLLVLADERLREQTPVYFYMTKGSDGNLKTFFCNDQSRSSKASDVDKHIYGSLVPVLRGENLSIRILVDHSIIESFGQGGRTVITSRVYPTKVIYGAAKVFLFNNATELNVTASLKIWQMNSAFIQPYPNL